The following are from one region of the Nicotiana tabacum cultivar K326 chromosome 3, ASM71507v2, whole genome shotgun sequence genome:
- the LOC107774207 gene encoding glycosyltransferase 6-like: MAHNVFRAKQQSSSSRDKSLFLAAIVALLLVCAIWSFTDPFPNFSNFLSKQNVTSPEYCPPDREAVDRRYDPPEKTFYDDPELSYTINKPIKNWDDKRIQWLKLHPTFAAGRANRVLLLTGSQPTPCKYPKGDHLLLRFFKNKVDYCRIHGYDIFYGNTFLHPKMRSYWAKIPLVRAAMLAHPESEWILWIDSDAIFTDMDFKIPLHKYKDYNFIVHGWPDLIFKKKSWVAINAGIFLIRNCQWSMDFLDVWANMGPKSREYKQWGKILRTTFKDKTFPESDDQSALSYIIMKGEEKWRRKIHAITDYSLHGYWLGIVDRFDNITGNYVKIDRDVPKLRRRHAEAVSESYAAAREPLVAEGSDWKGGWRRPFITHFTGCQPCSGDHAAEYVGDKCWVGMERALNFADNQVLRNFGFMHDDIKSNSPVSPVNFDFPAEEVEEFV, translated from the coding sequence ATGGCCCATAACGTGTTTCGGGCCAAACAACAATCATCTTCTTCACGAGACAAATCTCTCTTCTTAGCAGCCATAGTAGCTCTTTTACTTGTCTGTGCTATTTGGTCATTCACTGATCCTTTtcctaatttctcaaattttttaTCCAAGCAAAACGTTACTTCACCGGAATATTGTCCACCGGACCGGGAAGCCGTTGACCGGAGATATGACCCACCGGAAAAGACATTCTACGATGACCCGGAACTCAGTTACACTATTAACAAACCTATCAAAAATTGGGACGACAAGAGAATCCAGTGGCTGAAGCTTCATCCTACATTTGCCGCCGGAAGAGCTAACCGTGTACTCCTCCTCACTGGATCACAGCCCACTCCATGCAAGTATCCTAAAGGTGATCATTTACTCTTAAGGTTTTTTAAAAACAAAGTTGACTACTGTAGAATCCATGGCTACGATATTTTTTACGGTAACACGTTTTTGCACCCTAAAATGCGTTCCTATTGGGCCAAGATACCGCTTGTTCGGGCCGCCATGCTGGCCCATCCTGAATCCGAGTGGATTTTATGGATTGACTCGGATGCTATCTTCACTGACATGGATTTCAAAATCCCACTGCACAAGTACAAGGACTACAACTTCATCGTTCATGGCTGGCCTGATttgatttttaaaaagaaaagctGGGTCGCCATTAATGCAGGGATTTTTCTTATAAGAAACTGCCAGTGGTCCATGGATTTCTTAGACGTTTGGGCCAATATGGGCCCGAAAAGTCGAGAATACAAGCAATGGGGCAAAATATTAAGGACAACTTTCAAGGATAAGACTTTCCCAGAGTCCGACGATCAATCGGCACTGAGCTATATTATAatgaaaggagaagaaaaatggagGCGCAAAATTCACGCGATTACTGATTACTCCTTACACGGGTATTGGTTAGGAATAGTAGATAGATTTGATAACATCACGGGAAATTACGTGAAGATAGACAGAGACGTACCAAAGTTGCGGAGGAGACACGCGGAGGCCGTGAGCGAGAGTTACGCGGCGGCGAGGGAGCCGTTAGTGGCGGAGGGCAGTGATTGGAAGGGTGGTTGGAGGCGGCCGTTTATAACGCACTTCACGGGATGTCAGCCGTGTAGTGGGGACCATGCTGCGGAGTATGTGGGTGATAAATGTTGGGTGGGAATGGAAAGAGCGTTGAACTTTGCGGATAATCAGGTGCTACGTAATTTTGGATTCATGCACGATGATATCAAAAGCAATTCACCTGTCTCTCCGGTAAATTTCGATTTTCCAGCTGAAGAGGTAGAAGAATTCGTGTGA